From the Streptomyces sp. NBC_00654 genome, the window GAGCACGCAGTCGCTGATCCCGCCCGCGACGAACTGCCGGGCCATCATGAGCGCGGTCGAGCCGGTGGCGCAGTTGTTGTTGACGTTGTAGACGGGGACGCCGGTCAGGCCGAGTTCGTAGACGGCCCGCTGTCCGGCCGTCGAGGGCTGGAAGCAGTAGCCCACGGGCACCTGCTCGACCTGGTCGTACCGGATTCCGGCGTCGTCGAGGGCCTTGGTGCCCGCTTCCTTCGCCATGTCCCAGTACTGCCAGTCGCGGGTCTCGGGCTTCTCGAACTTCGTCATCCCGACGCCGACGATGTACGCCTTCATCATGTGTGCCCTTCAGTCCTTGGGGAGGCCGAGGATGCGCTCGGCGACGACATTGAGCTGGACCTGTGTGGTGCCGCCCGCGATGGTCAGGCAGCGCGACATGAGGAAGCCGTGCACGGCCCGTTCGGTGCCGTCCTCGGCGGTGGCGCCCGCCGGGCCGAGCAGTTCCAGGGTGAGTTCGGCGACCTTCTGCTGGTGGGTGGTCTGGATGAGCTTGCGGACGGAGGCTCCGGCGCCCGGCTCCCGTCCGGCGACCTGCTGGAGCGTGGTGCGCAGACCGATGCAGGCCAGGGCGTGGGCCTCGGCGGCGAGCGCGCCGACGCGCGCCCGGCCCGCTCCGTCGAGCTCGGCGGAACGGGCGATCAGTGCTTCGAGCCCGGTGTCGAAGGTCATCTGGTCGGCCATGTGGACACGTTCGTTGCCCAGGGTGTCGCGGGCGACGCGCCAGCCGTCGCCGACCTCACCGACGACCGCGTCGGCCGGCAGCAGGACATCGTCGAAGTACACCTCGTTGAAGAGGGCGTCCCCGGTGATCTCCTTCAGCGGGCGGATGTCGATGCCCCGGGCGTTCTTCATGTCCACCAGGAAGTAGGTGAGTCCCCGGTGCTTGGGGGCGTCCGGGTCGGTCCGGGCCAGCAGGATGCCGTGGTCGGCCGACCGCGCGGCGCTCGTCCAGACCTTCTGGCCGGTGACACGCCAGCCCTCGTCGGTCCGTACCGCCCTGGTGCGCAGCGAGGCGAGGTCGGATCCGGCGCCCGGCTCGGAGAAGAGCTGGCACCACAGGAGTTCGCCGCGCAGGGTGGCCGGCAGGTAGCGGTCCTGCTGCTCCTTCGTCCCGTACGCGATCAGCGAGGGCACCACCCAGGTGGCGATGCCGAGGCCGCTGACCTTGATGCCCTGGTCCTTCAACTCCTGTTGTACCGCGAGCTGTTGTACGGGCCCGGCGTCCAGGCCGTACGGGGCGGGCAGATGCGGGGCCGCGTAGCCCGCCGGGGCGAGGGCGCGGCGGGCCTCCCGGGGGCCCAGGCCCCGGGCGGCCGCGAGGTGTTCGCGTGCCTCGGCGCGGTGACGGGCGGCCTCGGCGGGGAGTTCCAGGGTGAGTTCGCGGCGGGCGCCGCCTTCGGCGAGCCGGGCGGCCCGCAGCCGGTGGGCGTCCCCGGCGCCGAGCAGCTGGCGTGCGACCACGGCGCGGCGCAGCTGGAGGTGGGCGTCGTGCTCCCAGGTGAAGCCGATGCCGCCGAGGATCTGGATGCAGTCCTTGGCGCAGCTGTACGCGGCGTCGAGTGCGGTGGCCGCGGCGAGGGCGGCGGTCAGCCCCCTCGCCCCGGCGCTCCCGCCGGACGCGCCCACGCCGCTCTCGTCCGCGGTGCGGGCGGCGTCCCAGGTCAGGGCGCGGGCCTGCTCGACGCGGACGAGCATGTCGGCGCAGAGGTGTTTGACCCCCTGGAACTGTCCGATGGGGCGGCCGAACTGTTCGCGGACCTTGGCGTGTTCGGCGGCCGTCGCCAGGGACCGGGCGGCGCTTCCGCAGGCGTCGGCGGCGAACAGGGTGGCGGCGAGGTCGCGGACGAGCGCGGAGTCGGCCGGTACCGCGCGGTGCGCGGGGACGCGTAC encodes:
- a CDS encoding acyl-CoA dehydrogenase, which encodes MGIGITEEHRDVAQAVRGCLARAVPPEEIRKILDAQAPPVPGARPAHWERLVEQGLPGIHLPEEYGGGGGGLLDLAVVLEEAAHASLPGPYLASALTAAVLAGAGAAAGAAAPGAERGELVGALATGARIGALALAPGTLTAVEDGEGHLLDGTAPPVLSGAEADLLLLPAATADGPRWFAVDAATDGLTVRPHRGVDPTRTTAGIRADGVRVPAHRAVPADSALVRDLAATLFAADACGSAARSLATAAEHAKVREQFGRPIGQFQGVKHLCADMLVRVEQARALTWDAARTADESGVGASGGSAGARGLTAALAAATALDAAYSCAKDCIQILGGIGFTWEHDAHLQLRRAVVARQLLGAGDAHRLRAARLAEGGARRELTLELPAEAARHRAEAREHLAAARGLGPREARRALAPAGYAAPHLPAPYGLDAGPVQQLAVQQELKDQGIKVSGLGIATWVVPSLIAYGTKEQQDRYLPATLRGELLWCQLFSEPGAGSDLASLRTRAVRTDEGWRVTGQKVWTSAARSADHGILLARTDPDAPKHRGLTYFLVDMKNARGIDIRPLKEITGDALFNEVYFDDVLLPADAVVGEVGDGWRVARDTLGNERVHMADQMTFDTGLEALIARSAELDGAGRARVGALAAEAHALACIGLRTTLQQVAGREPGAGASVRKLIQTTHQQKVAELTLELLGPAGATAEDGTERAVHGFLMSRCLTIAGGTTQVQLNVVAERILGLPKD